The sequence TCCAGGATCGCCTTGATCGTATCGGAGGCGATGCACGCCGGATTCGCCGGGTCGCGGCGATAGCGCTTTGCATGCAAACTCGCCGGATCGAGCTGGCAGAGTCCGCCGCCGTTCGTGCCGATCCAGATGTCTCCGTCCAGCGTCTCGTGCAGAGAGATCACCCAGTTTCCGCCGGCGGTCACCGGTTCGCCGTCGATGGGAATACGGCGGAAGCGGTCGCGGTCTGGATCGTACCGGTCGAGACCGCGTTCGGTGCCGACCCAGATCGTACCCGAGCGGTCCTCGTAGACGACGTTGACCGAGTTGTGGCTGATTGTCGTGGTGTCGCCAAGGACGTGCATGTATCGGTAGAATCGCCCGGTTGCCGGTTCGTAGCGGGTGAGCCCCCCCTGGAACGAGCCCGCCCAGATCGCCCCGTGACGGTCGGCGCAGATCGAGAGGATGTGATTGTAGGAAAGGCTGTTCTCGTTCTCCGGGTCGTGGCGGAGGACGATGAAGTCGTACCCGTCGTAGCGATTCAGACCGTCCTCGGTGCCGAACCACATGAACCCGCGCGAATCCTGTGCGATCGTCGAGACGATGCTCTGGGACAGGCCGTTCTCGATTGAAATGGCGTCGAAACGAGCCGAACGTCTCGCGCCGGCCGAGGCGGGGGACGGCGTCGTCACCGCGAGAATGGCGGCGGCGAGGATGTACGCCGCATGACCGGGAAGAACCTTCATATACCGCGCCTCCACTTTGATATACAATGAACAGGGCCCCGATGTTGCATGCCGTATTGTACCCGCGGATCGCCTGCAGGTCAATATCGCTCGATCCGTGCAGGGCGGTGGGGGGGTGGGAGTGCTCCGAGGCCGGAATCGGCGCCCCGGACCGGGCGGATGAGCGTTTTCAGGCGACGATCGCAGGTGCACGTTGACAACGCCTGCGAATTGCTGTACAATATGCGACGTTCTAACTCGTTACAAATGAAAGGAATTCGCAACCATTCCAATCTGCTAACGAATCGACGTATTTTCATGCATGGACGATCACCCGCGGCGTTCGTCGCCGCCATGCTGCTGCTCCTGCTGGCCGTGCACGTGGCTGTCGCCTCGCAGGATCTCGGAACGCTCGCGCGGAACGGGTTCCTCTACGACGACAGTTTCTACGCGTTCAAGATCGCGCAGAACATCGCAGCCGGAAGCGGATCCACATTCGACGGGATCCACCCGACGAACGGATTCCAGCCCCTCTACGTCTTCCTTCTCGTCCCCGTCTACCTCCTCGCGGGGAACGATCTCGTTCTGCCGATCTACGTCGCGCTGGCGATGCTCGCCGTCTTCACGAGTCTTACCGCCCTGTTCGTCTACCGGATATCGAGGCGATACGTTGGAGCGGCCGCGTCGCTCGCCGCGGCGCTCGTCTGGGGTTTGTCGCCGATCGTCATAAAGCAGAGCGCGAACGGGCTCGAGACGGCCGTCGCCGCGTTCATGATCGCCCTTTCCGTCTGGTTCTACATCGAACGCGTCCGCCCCGCCGAGCGTCCGACGGCCGGCAGGTATCTCGCGCTCGGCTCATTGCTCGGGCTCACCGTTCTCGCCCGGATCGACGGCGGCCTGCTCGTCCTCGTCATCCTGCTCGACCAGCTCGTGCTCTTCCGCCGCCGCCGCATAGGGGCGAGACGCGCGTATTCGCTGCTTTTCGTACCGCTCGGCGTCATGCTCTGCTACGGGCCGTGGCTCGCATACAGCATCGTCGAGTGCGGATCCCCCCTCCAGGACAGCGGGGCGGCCACCCGGTTCCTGTCGCTCGCGTACACCTCCTATTTCCACCAGGGCCCGGAGAGTCTCGCGATGACGGGGCCCGACGGGGCCTTCGTCTTGAAGCACGTGACCCATGCGGTTTCCGTTCTCAAGGTGATTCCGCCGGTCCATGTCCTCTTTCGCTCGATCGACCGGCTCGGCGCCTCGCTCGGTGCCGGCGGGTTCTTCCACGGGGCGGGGAACGTGTTCGGCGCGCTCGTGCTTCTCGGCGCGGGGGCGGCGATCGCCCGCTGGCGACGGGACGAGCGGCGCTCGAGGAGGCGGGAGCTCGATTTCCTGCTCCTCTACTCCGTGCTCCTCGTCGCCGCGTACGCGACCTACATCTTCGGCGTCTTCTATTTCCTGCGTTACTTCTATCCCGTCTACCTGGTCGCATGCCTCTACGGGGCCTTCCTTTTGCAGGACCTCTTCGATCTCGTCAGGGAACGGCGGGCGTCGTTCCGGCGGTTTCTCGTGGTCGCCGGAGCGGTCTATGCGACGCTCTTCCTCTTCTTCTCCTTCTCACAGGCTTTTCGGTCGCATCCAGTCTATCCCTTCTACGATCTCTCGCGCTGGGTGGACGAGCACACGACGCGGAACGAGACGATCGGCGTTTTCCAGTGCGGAACGATCGGCTATCTCTCCGGCCGGACGACGATCAATCTCGACGGCAAGGTCAACCGCGACGCATACGCCGCCCTCAGGGAGGGACATCTCGGCCGCTACATCCGCGAGGAGGGGATCGATGTCGTGCTCGACCACCGGCGCATCGTCGAGCTCTTTCTCGGATACACGCCCGAGAGGATGAAGGGGGCATGCACGCCCGTCGACGGCGAAGGCGACGGGCACCCGTGCGGATGGGTCGCCTACCGGCCCTTCTCCGGTGCGCGGACCGCGGGCGGCGGACACCCTCCAGGCGCGACGACCGCCACCGACGCCTTCGCGCCGGCAGACTGATCGAGGATCGCGATCCCGTGTCGATTGCATTCCCGCGGCGAACGATCGCCGACGCATCGATGAACGATGGGCCGATATTGCGCCTCCTTCGCCGGTGTTGTATCTTCCATCAGGATCCCCCACCGGAAAGGACGAGATGAGATTCCTGCTCGCGCTTTTGCTCGTGCTCGCGCCTGCGTGCGCCTCGGACGGTGGTGTCGAGGGCCCGGACGACGACCGGGGAGGAGAGGTCGACGGGCCCGCGGTGACGAGGAGCGAGGCGGTTCTCGGCGCCGACCGGTACGCGCTCGTCCGCTGGACGATGACAGAGGAGAACAGGCGGGGGACGGCGTGCGGCGGTCTGTTCGTGAGCGATTACACCGTGGGCGACCGCATCGGGATGGGATACAAGTGGGGCGGCTGGGATGACGTGGAGACCTTCCTCGTCAAGATGGGGGAGGGCCACGCAACAGGCACGGGGGGGTACGTCGACTACGACGTCGTTCCATTCGACTGCGTCGCGGGGATCTCCTGCACGGGGCTCGTCTCGCGCGCGTGGCGGCTCGACCACAAGCACACCCTCGACTATCCCGCCAGTCCGGACATTCCCCGACAGCTCGACGACATCACGCGCCCCGTCGCCGACGTCGACTTCCGTTCGCGTGAACGGGGGGACCTCCGCAGGGGTGACGCCCTGATGAACGCCACGCATGTCATGCTCTTCCTCTACGTCACGCGCGACGGCTATCCGGTGGTCATCGATTCGCGGAGCGAGGGGGTCGCGCTCCGCAAGACGTCGTGGGGCTTTCTCGACGCGTACGGGTACGAGGCGATCCGTTACAACAACATCGTTGACGGCCCGCCGCCGCGGGGTACCGTCGAACGGCCCTTCGCGGTCTCGTCGCGAAACGGGCGCTTCCACGCGCGGGGCAACACGAGGGATGCCGTATCGATGCGCATCGATTGGTACCCGACCGATCCGTCCAGGAGGGAGCAGGGGCCCGAGAACGTCTACCTGCTCGATCTCGACCGCGCGAGTGAGGTGACGATCGAGATCTCGGAAGACCGCCGGGCGCGGATCGACAACGACGTCTTCCTGCTGTCATCGACGAGGACAGACGGGGATCGCCGCGCGGTCGACTGCATCGCGGGAGACGATCGCCGCATCTCCCGCGCGCTCGGGCCTGGACGGTACTGGATCGTCGTCGACAGCGGATGGGATCTGCCCGGGGAATATCTGATCGATGTGGCCTGGTGACCGGAGCCGGGAAAACGGGACTCAAACATTCAACCGCTAATTGGATATGGTGCCGGAGCCGGGAATCGAACCCGGATGGGCTTGCGCCCGGGGGATTTTGAGTCCCCTGCGTCTACCAGTTTCACCACTCCGGCACACGGGTAATCTATTTCACGGAACGCGACCGGTCAAGCCCCGCGAGCGGGGTCACGGCGAAAATCGCCGCGGCGCGCGCATACGCGAACGTGCCCTGCAGGGGCCGAGGATCGTCCCGAGAATGATCGCGTCGCGCAAACCGCCGCGCTCGGCGAGCAGGCGGCGCGCATCGATGCCTGCGCGGCGCGGCGATGCCGTCGGGGTCGTCCCGGCGATCACGCGGGGGCCCGGCACGCCGAACAGGTTCCCGGACGAAGCGGCAGCAGCGACGCCCGACTCGAAACGGGCCTCGTCGAGCTCGGCGGGGAGGGCCGCCGGGGCTTCAAATTCCTCGACGGCGGTCGGCGCCTCGATCTCGTCCTCGAACCACCCGGCGGATTCCTCTTTGGCGACATCCTCGCCGGCATCGCCCCCCGCGTAGGGACGGGCCGCCTCCGTTCCGTCATCCGTTTCCTCGCCGGCGAACTCCTCGCCGAAGATCCGCCGCGTCAATTCGCGTTCGAGGTCGAGGGGACGCACGGCGGGCGTACCGGCCTTCGACTTCCCGCGGGTCTTCTTCTGGCCGGCGCCGACCGCGCGAAGCACCCGCCCGGCGATGTTGATCACCAGGAAGAAGAGGAGAAGCCCGATGAGCTGATCCATCAGACCTCGTCCTTTCCGCCGAAGGGCTTGTCGCTCGGTCCGGCGATCGAGTTTCGCATGCCGGTGTCGGCCTGGATGTTCCTCAGGTTGTAGTAATCCATAACGCCGAGGTTGCCCGAGCGGAACGCCTCGGCGATGGCGCGCGGGATCTCGGCCTCCGCCTCGACGACCTTCGCGCGCATCTCCTGGACCCTGGCCACCATCTCCTGTTCGGCGGCGACGGCCAGGGCGCGGCGCTCCTCGGCCTTCGCCTGGGCGATCCGCTTGTCCGCCTCCGCCTGGTCCGTCTGGAGCTTCGCGCCGATGTTCGCGCCAACGTCGACGTCGGCGATGTCGATCGAGAGGATCTCGAAGGCCGTGCCCGAGTCGAGCCCTTTTTCGAGGACCGTCTTCGATATCCGGTCGGGATTCTCGAGGACGCCCTTGTGCGAGGTGGAGGAACCGATCGTCGTGACGATCCCCTCGCCGACCCTCGCGATGATCGTCTCCTCGCCGGCGCCGCCAACGAGCCGGTCGATGTTGGCGCGTACCGTCACGCGGCTCGTCGCCTTCACCTGGATGCCGTCCATCGCGACCGCGGCGATCATCGGCGTGTTGATCACCTTCGGATTGACGCTCATCTTGACGGCCTCGAAGACGTCGCGGCCGGCGAGGTCGATGGCGGTCGCTCGTTCGAAGGTGAGATTGATGTTCGCCTTGTCGGCCGAGATGAGCGCGTTGATGACGTTCTGCACGTTGCCCCCGGCGAGATAGTGGGCCTCCAGCTTGTCGACGTCGACGGAGATCCCCGCCTTGGTCGCCGCGATCATCGGGCGGATGATCTTCTGCGGCGGCACCTTGCGAAGGCGCATGCCGATCAGGTCGCGGATGATGCGCACGCGCACGCCGGAGAAGTAGGCCGTGATCCACAGGCCGATGGGAACGAAGTAG comes from Candidatus Krumholzibacteriota bacterium and encodes:
- a CDS encoding glycosyltransferase family 39 protein, with the translated sequence MHGRSPAAFVAAMLLLLLAVHVAVASQDLGTLARNGFLYDDSFYAFKIAQNIAAGSGSTFDGIHPTNGFQPLYVFLLVPVYLLAGNDLVLPIYVALAMLAVFTSLTALFVYRISRRYVGAAASLAAALVWGLSPIVIKQSANGLETAVAAFMIALSVWFYIERVRPAERPTAGRYLALGSLLGLTVLARIDGGLLVLVILLDQLVLFRRRRIGARRAYSLLFVPLGVMLCYGPWLAYSIVECGSPLQDSGAATRFLSLAYTSYFHQGPESLAMTGPDGAFVLKHVTHAVSVLKVIPPVHVLFRSIDRLGASLGAGGFFHGAGNVFGALVLLGAGAAIARWRRDERRSRRRELDFLLLYSVLLVAAYATYIFGVFYFLRYFYPVYLVACLYGAFLLQDLFDLVRERRASFRRFLVVAGAVYATLFLFFSFSQAFRSHPVYPFYDLSRWVDEHTTRNETIGVFQCGTIGYLSGRTTINLDGKVNRDAYAALREGHLGRYIREEGIDVVLDHRRIVELFLGYTPERMKGACTPVDGEGDGHPCGWVAYRPFSGARTAGGGHPPGATTATDAFAPAD
- the floA gene encoding flotillin-like protein FloA (flotillin-like protein involved in membrane lipid rafts), whose translation is MPLSGIGLFFLVIVLFVLILLFFYFVPIGLWITAYFSGVRVRIIRDLIGMRLRKVPPQKIIRPMIAATKAGISVDVDKLEAHYLAGGNVQNVINALISADKANINLTFERATAIDLAGRDVFEAVKMSVNPKVINTPMIAAVAMDGIQVKATSRVTVRANIDRLVGGAGEETIIARVGEGIVTTIGSSTSHKGVLENPDRISKTVLEKGLDSGTAFEILSIDIADVDVGANIGAKLQTDQAEADKRIAQAKAEERRALAVAAEQEMVARVQEMRAKVVEAEAEIPRAIAEAFRSGNLGVMDYYNLRNIQADTGMRNSIAGPSDKPFGGKDEV